The following are encoded in a window of Mustelus asterias unplaced genomic scaffold, sMusAst1.hap1.1 HAP1_SCAFFOLD_35, whole genome shotgun sequence genomic DNA:
- the LOC144482288 gene encoding histone H2A-like, giving the protein MSGRGKGGGKARAKAKSRSSRAGLQFPVGRVHRLLRKGNYAERVGAGAPVYLAAVLEYLTAEILELAGNAARDNKKTRIIPRHLQLAVRNDEELNKLLGGVTIAQGGVLPNIQAVLLPKKTSAASSKSK; this is encoded by the coding sequence ATGTCTGGAAGAGGAAAGGGCGGCGGGAAAGCTCGGGCCAAGGCCAAGTCTCGCTCCTCCCGGGCTGGACTGCAGTTCCCGGTGGGCCGTGTTCACAGGCTCCTGAGAAAGGGCAACTATGCTGAGCGTGTGGGTGCCGGAGCCCCGGTCTATCTGGCTGCTGTGCTCGAGTATCTGACCGCTGAAATTCTGGAGCTGGCCGGGAACGCGGCCCGGGACAACAAGaagacccgcatcatccccagacacctgcagctggccgtccgcaacgacgaggagctcaacaagctgctgggagggGTGACCATCGCTCAGGGCGGGGTGCTGCCTAATATCCAGGCCGTGTTGCTGCCCAAGAAAACTTCTGCGGCCTCGTCCAAGAGCAAGTGA